Proteins encoded by one window of Streptomyces sp. NBC_01477:
- a CDS encoding YceI family protein → MSSQTPVIDGYVAGTWTIDTVHSDVSFYVRHLGVSKVRGSFATFEGSIVTGEDPLESSVNAVIKTASVSTNNETRDGHVRSADFLDVENFPELTFSSTAVRSQSAELFEIDGELTLHGVTKTVTLKLELNGFGKGFDGNAVAGFSAATEISRGDFGVTGGAAGAAVSDKIKIALEIEAGLAQA, encoded by the coding sequence ATGAGCTCGCAGACCCCAGTGATCGACGGCTATGTCGCCGGTACGTGGACGATCGACACCGTGCACTCCGACGTGTCCTTCTACGTCCGTCACCTCGGCGTCTCGAAGGTCCGCGGCAGCTTCGCGACCTTCGAGGGCAGCATCGTCACGGGCGAGGACCCGCTGGAGTCCTCGGTCAACGCGGTGATCAAGACCGCCTCGGTGAGCACCAACAACGAGACCCGGGACGGCCACGTCCGCAGCGCGGACTTTCTGGACGTCGAGAACTTCCCCGAGCTGACCTTCAGCTCGACCGCGGTGCGCTCGCAGTCCGCCGAGCTGTTCGAGATCGACGGTGAGCTGACGCTGCACGGCGTCACCAAGACCGTCACCCTCAAGCTGGAGCTGAACGGCTTCGGCAAGGGCTTCGACGGCAACGCCGTGGCCGGCTTCTCGGCCGCCACCGAGATCAGCAGGGGCGACTTCGGTGTCACCGGCGGCGCCGCCGGTGCCGCGGTCAGCGACAAGATCAAGATCGCGCTGGAGATCGAGGCGGGCCTGGCCCAGGCCTGA
- a CDS encoding SPFH domain-containing protein encodes MDATAIGIGVLVAVLALIALGVLFTVSRLFRKVEQGQALIISRTRQVDVTFTGSVVLPVLHNAEQMDISVKTIEIQRTGREGLICQDNIRADIHLTFFVRVNKTKEDVIKVAQAIGTERASHQATLQALFSAKFSEALKTVGKQLDFVDLYTHREHFRDQIIQVIGTDLNGYHLEDCAIDFLEQTPLTQLDPANILDAQGIRKITELTAIEHVRTNEFQRTEQKEITRQNVDARETILELERRQAEAEIKQRREVETLRAKEEAVTARVQEEERLGAQGAFLRTEEQLGVQRENQAREIAVAQKNRERVIAVENERIEKDRVLEVIARERETELARISKEKEVEGERREVADVVRERIAVDRTVAEQEESIKALRMVQEAERERQALVITAEAQAQEQLVKDIKAAEAAEQAAQHKARESLTLAEARKRTSEMDAEAKIRLAEGLRAEAAAAGLAEVEVHQRSAEAISKVGLAEAEATAARLKAEAEGVRAKALAQAEGTTAQAAAESALIGGRLKAEAAGLTEKAAAMAALDDASRGHEEYRLRLAAEKDIRLAGLETQRQIAEAQATVLATGLEKADIQIVGGDTVFFDRLLGAVAAGRSVDSFVGSSETVQALGADWLDGSGRFTEDATKVLGALAAGNGGATGNGNAATVLAALLGQLQQQAPLAAAPAPVNGVATK; translated from the coding sequence ATGGATGCCACTGCCATCGGGATCGGTGTGCTCGTCGCCGTTCTCGCGCTCATCGCACTCGGAGTGCTCTTCACCGTCAGCCGGCTCTTCCGCAAGGTCGAGCAGGGCCAGGCGCTGATCATCTCCCGCACCCGGCAGGTGGACGTCACCTTCACCGGGTCCGTCGTCCTGCCGGTGCTGCACAACGCCGAGCAGATGGACATCTCGGTGAAGACCATCGAGATCCAGCGGACCGGCCGCGAGGGCCTGATCTGCCAGGACAACATCCGCGCCGACATCCACCTCACCTTCTTCGTCCGGGTCAACAAGACCAAGGAGGACGTGATCAAGGTCGCGCAGGCGATCGGCACCGAGCGGGCCAGCCACCAGGCGACGCTTCAGGCGCTGTTCAGCGCGAAATTCTCCGAGGCGCTCAAAACCGTGGGCAAGCAGCTGGACTTCGTCGACCTCTACACCCACCGCGAGCACTTCCGCGACCAGATCATCCAGGTCATCGGCACCGACCTCAACGGGTACCACCTGGAGGACTGTGCGATCGACTTCCTGGAGCAGACCCCGCTCACCCAGCTGGACCCGGCCAACATCCTCGACGCGCAGGGCATCAGGAAGATCACCGAGCTGACCGCGATCGAGCACGTCCGCACCAACGAGTTCCAGCGCACCGAGCAGAAGGAGATCACCCGGCAGAACGTCGACGCCCGGGAGACCATCCTGGAGCTCGAACGCCGCCAGGCCGAGGCCGAGATCAAGCAGCGCCGCGAGGTCGAGACGCTGCGGGCCAAGGAGGAGGCGGTGACCGCCCGGGTCCAGGAGGAGGAACGGCTCGGCGCCCAGGGCGCGTTCCTGCGCACCGAGGAGCAACTCGGCGTGCAGCGCGAGAACCAGGCCCGGGAGATCGCGGTGGCGCAGAAGAACCGCGAGCGGGTCATCGCGGTGGAGAACGAGCGCATCGAGAAGGACCGGGTGCTCGAAGTCATCGCGCGGGAGCGGGAGACGGAGCTGGCCAGGATCTCCAAGGAGAAGGAGGTCGAGGGCGAGCGCCGGGAGGTCGCCGACGTCGTCCGCGAGCGCATCGCGGTGGACCGCACGGTCGCCGAGCAGGAGGAGTCCATCAAGGCGCTGCGGATGGTGCAGGAGGCCGAGCGCGAGCGGCAGGCGCTGGTCATCACCGCCGAGGCGCAGGCGCAGGAGCAGCTGGTCAAGGACATCAAGGCGGCCGAGGCCGCCGAGCAGGCCGCCCAGCACAAGGCGCGCGAGTCGCTGACCCTGGCCGAGGCCCGCAAGCGCACCTCCGAGATGGACGCCGAGGCGAAGATCAGGCTCGCCGAGGGCCTGCGCGCCGAGGCCGCCGCGGCCGGGCTCGCCGAGGTCGAGGTGCACCAGCGCAGCGCCGAGGCGATCAGCAAGGTCGGCCTGGCGGAGGCCGAGGCGACGGCCGCCCGGCTCAAGGCCGAGGCGGAGGGCGTCAGGGCCAAGGCGCTCGCGCAGGCCGAGGGCACCACCGCGCAGGCCGCCGCCGAGTCCGCGCTGATCGGCGGCCGGCTCAAGGCGGAGGCCGCGGGCCTCACCGAGAAGGCCGCCGCGATGGCGGCGCTCGACGACGCCTCGCGCGGCCACGAGGAGTACCGGCTGCGGCTGGCGGCGGAGAAGGACATCCGGCTGGCCGGACTCGAGACGCAGCGGCAGATCGCCGAGGCGCAGGCCACCGTCCTGGCCACCGGACTGGAGAAGGCCGACATCCAGATCGTCGGCGGCGACACCGTCTTCTTCGACCGGCTGCTCGGCGCGGTCGCGGCGGGCCGCAGCGTGGACTCCTTCGTCGGCAGCTCCGAGACGGTCCAGGCACTCGGCGCCGACTGGCTGGACGGCTCCGGCCGCTTCACCGAGGACGCCACGAAGGTGCTCGGCGCCCTGGCCGCCGGGAACGGCGGCGCCACCGGCAACGGCAACGCGGCCACCGTACTGGCCGCGCTGCTCGGCCAACTGCAGCAGCAAGCCCCGTTGGCCGCCGCACCGGCGCCGGTCAACGGCGTCGCGACGAAGTGA
- a CDS encoding DNA repair ATPase, whose amino-acid sequence MNDAQGQGGDRLDADAYDLLRDRLAGAARELADRAEALNTARQEVFGGGELRLAGTDKLGTVQPSLPADVAPAAGRLLFAANPAQVADVGDVLRLRDGDEPVPGLLDDPRFVRDFRELYRYYRQTRLLRLRALDGRLLAVFRTGPSPADVKALGWRTGPDGSYAYQGTARDTAEADGGTYAVAWTPAGREAHVPGRRPHLALGGVTVDPTGGTLTITVGGTVHEEPVEDALQSLADAEVDHATVDPLLLLRIRPYHEDTDRYYAVNTRTEQVERLDAIGQACLRLPDEQGVIFPGGYALATGGTRTFDLETGGVRLDFERLVRSANGEDVLYVFHAEGRRLLLPYNLIRKEVAAPLTVQGCALYDDGTLLTLRPADGDEPARVHTVQRWDTPFVSDTWAAAQPAGDGPLARIGNADLVRAVSDALSVARAALETAPGAAVYQALAASCDRVLDRHHWLTGTGGLAEPLTLVRDTARDVLTEYARVREATARAAQAVDETAARIAGLVRRVRGEAAAGAQEWVTRLTELRRAQGRLATLREVRYADLGRLDTLGTSLAGELADAAARAAACFADEHAFDGFRERAAELSAAAAELETAAGGDAVAADLDELAAGLSTVTETAATLEITDATVRTGILASAADVLGAVNQARAVLDARRRDLLGAESAAEFAAESALLAQSVSGALAAADTPEACDLHLGRLLVQVENLTTRFAADGERLAALADRRDEIQQTLTARKQALADERAQRAGRLAASADRILDGVRRRAAALSSPDDVNTFFAADPMAAEHRRIAAELHSLGDPARAAELTASLAAARQDTARTLRDRQDLYEDGGATIRLGRHHFAVNTQPLDLALVPHGDALAFTVTGTDYLAPVTDPAFAATRPFWTRPLPSETPTLYRAEYLAASLLLDALPGGGLAPGAGDGGSALPGAGLPPGAVSAPGSGNTGVRAGRSVPGGTSAGAPALLGAGVSAEVAAFVREAAEGRVDEGYQRGVHDHDAALLLSALAAIAPGAGLLRYPPGARVAARLFWAHGLPAAARAAWTTRARSLTRAAAFAVGALPGGPTAAVPGSADALGAGAPGLAAFSGGTAALAALAAELGGAARDFLDAAGLGGIEADGGLVGEYLVAELAAERPGFVAGPAAEDVAQRFAAALGGTEGVPYKEVVGDLDALGGDLAARWQLALGWLGPFAGPHGDHLETAAELVCGADSVRYEAGGPAEATVDGLLGSHPRVVQGRLTVRLDELLTRVRRFRDHEVPAYRAYQRHRTAVVTAERDRLGLDAYRPRPLTGFVRNRLLDEVYLPLVGDSLAKQFGTAGGLLMLLSPPGYGKSTLVEYVAARLGLALVSVSGPALGTGTTSLDPDRAPDATARREVEKLDFALALGSNVLLHLDDIQHTSPELLQKFIPLCDAQRRIEGAGGTYSLRGKRFAVCMSGNPYTESGRVFRVPDMLANRADVWNLGDVLTGREEVFALSYVENALTANPVLAPLAGRERSDLELMLRLAAGDPTARADALAYPYEGDELASIVAVLRHVLHVRGVLLAVNAAYIASAVGEGGGEPPFLLQGSYRDMARLTGRLHPSLTPADVDAMISDHYRAESHTLAGGAGAALHHLSALRSALP is encoded by the coding sequence ATGAACGACGCGCAAGGGCAGGGCGGGGACCGGCTCGACGCCGACGCCTACGACCTGCTGCGGGACCGGCTCGCCGGCGCGGCCCGGGAGCTGGCGGACCGCGCCGAGGCGCTGAACACGGCCCGGCAGGAGGTCTTCGGCGGCGGCGAACTGCGGCTCGCCGGGACCGACAAGCTCGGCACCGTGCAGCCGTCGCTGCCCGCGGACGTCGCACCGGCGGCCGGGCGGCTGCTCTTCGCGGCGAACCCGGCGCAGGTCGCCGACGTCGGGGACGTCCTCCGGCTGCGGGACGGCGACGAGCCCGTGCCGGGGCTGCTGGACGACCCGCGGTTCGTGCGGGACTTCCGGGAGCTGTACCGCTACTACCGGCAGACCCGGCTGCTGCGGCTGCGGGCGCTCGACGGCCGGCTGCTCGCGGTCTTCCGCACCGGCCCCTCGCCCGCCGACGTCAAGGCGCTGGGCTGGCGCACGGGCCCGGACGGGAGTTACGCCTACCAGGGCACCGCCCGGGACACCGCGGAGGCCGACGGCGGGACCTACGCCGTGGCCTGGACGCCGGCCGGGCGCGAGGCCCACGTCCCCGGGCGCCGCCCGCACCTGGCACTCGGCGGCGTCACCGTCGACCCCACCGGCGGCACCCTGACCATCACCGTCGGCGGCACCGTCCACGAGGAGCCGGTCGAGGACGCGTTGCAGTCGCTCGCCGACGCCGAGGTCGACCACGCCACCGTGGACCCGCTGCTGCTGCTCCGTATCCGCCCCTACCACGAGGACACCGACCGCTACTACGCCGTCAACACCCGTACCGAGCAGGTCGAACGGCTCGACGCGATCGGCCAGGCGTGCCTGCGGCTGCCCGACGAGCAGGGCGTGATCTTCCCCGGCGGCTACGCGCTCGCCACCGGCGGCACCCGCACCTTCGACCTCGAAACCGGCGGTGTGCGGCTGGACTTCGAGCGGCTGGTCAGGTCCGCGAACGGCGAGGACGTGCTCTACGTCTTCCACGCCGAGGGCCGCAGGCTGCTGCTGCCGTACAACCTGATCCGCAAGGAGGTCGCCGCCCCGCTGACCGTGCAGGGCTGCGCCCTCTACGACGACGGCACGCTGCTCACGCTGCGCCCGGCCGACGGCGACGAGCCCGCGCGGGTGCACACCGTGCAGCGCTGGGACACCCCCTTCGTCTCCGACACCTGGGCCGCCGCCCAGCCCGCCGGCGACGGGCCGCTGGCCAGGATCGGCAACGCCGACCTCGTACGGGCCGTCTCCGACGCGCTGTCGGTGGCCCGCGCCGCCCTGGAGACCGCGCCCGGCGCGGCCGTCTACCAGGCGCTCGCCGCGTCCTGCGACCGGGTGCTCGACCGCCACCACTGGCTCACCGGGACCGGCGGCCTGGCCGAACCGCTGACGCTGGTCCGCGACACCGCCCGCGACGTGCTCACCGAATACGCCCGGGTGCGCGAGGCCACCGCCCGCGCCGCGCAGGCCGTGGACGAGACAGCGGCCCGTATCGCGGGACTCGTACGCCGGGTACGCGGCGAGGCGGCGGCCGGCGCGCAGGAGTGGGTCACCCGGCTCACCGAACTGCGCCGGGCACAGGGCCGGCTGGCCACCCTGCGCGAGGTGCGGTACGCCGACCTCGGCCGGCTCGACACCCTCGGGACGTCGCTGGCGGGGGAGTTGGCGGACGCCGCCGCCCGGGCCGCCGCGTGCTTCGCCGACGAGCACGCCTTCGACGGCTTCCGCGAGCGCGCCGCCGAACTGTCCGCAGCGGCCGCCGAACTGGAGACCGCGGCGGGCGGCGACGCGGTCGCCGCCGACCTGGACGAACTGGCCGCGGGCCTGAGCACCGTCACCGAGACGGCCGCGACCCTGGAGATCACCGACGCGACCGTACGCACCGGCATCCTGGCCTCGGCCGCCGACGTGCTCGGCGCGGTCAACCAGGCCCGCGCCGTGCTCGACGCCCGCCGCCGCGACCTGCTCGGCGCCGAGTCCGCCGCCGAATTCGCCGCGGAGAGCGCGCTGTTGGCGCAGAGCGTCAGCGGGGCGCTGGCCGCCGCCGACACCCCGGAGGCGTGCGACCTGCACCTGGGCCGGCTGCTGGTCCAGGTGGAGAACCTGACCACCCGCTTCGCCGCCGACGGCGAACGACTCGCCGCGCTGGCCGACCGCCGCGACGAGATCCAGCAGACGCTGACCGCCCGCAAGCAGGCACTCGCCGACGAACGCGCCCAGCGCGCGGGCCGGTTGGCCGCCTCCGCCGACCGCATCCTCGACGGCGTCCGCCGCCGGGCCGCCGCGCTGTCCTCCCCCGACGACGTCAACACCTTCTTCGCCGCCGACCCGATGGCGGCGGAACACCGGCGTATCGCGGCCGAGTTGCACAGCCTCGGCGACCCCGCCCGGGCCGCCGAGCTGACCGCGTCGCTGGCCGCCGCCCGCCAGGACACCGCCCGCACCCTGCGCGACCGCCAGGACCTCTACGAGGACGGCGGCGCCACGATCCGCCTCGGGCGGCACCATTTCGCCGTCAACACCCAGCCCCTGGACCTGGCCCTGGTCCCCCACGGTGACGCTCTCGCCTTCACGGTCACCGGTACGGACTACCTCGCCCCGGTGACCGACCCGGCCTTCGCCGCCACCCGCCCCTTCTGGACCCGCCCCCTCCCCTCCGAGACCCCCACCCTCTACCGCGCCGAATACCTGGCGGCGAGCCTGCTGCTTGACGCGCTCCCGGGCGGCGGGCTCGCCCCGGGTGCCGGGGATGGCGGCTCAGCGCTGCCGGGGGCCGGCCTTCCGCCGGGCGCGGTGAGCGCGCCCGGTTCCGGGAACACCGGGGTCCGGGCGGGCCGCTCGGTGCCGGGCGGGACTTCCGCGGGCGCTCCGGCGCTGCTGGGGGCCGGGGTTTCGGCCGAGGTTGCCGCGTTCGTGCGGGAGGCCGCGGAAGGGCGGGTGGACGAGGGCTATCAGCGGGGGGTGCACGATCACGACGCCGCGCTGCTGCTCAGCGCGCTCGCCGCGATCGCGCCCGGAGCGGGGCTGCTGCGGTATCCGCCGGGGGCGCGGGTGGCGGCGCGGCTCTTCTGGGCGCACGGCCTCCCCGCGGCAGCCCGCGCGGCCTGGACGACCCGGGCGCGTTCGCTGACCCGGGCGGCGGCCTTCGCGGTCGGCGCGCTGCCGGGCGGTCCGACCGCCGCCGTGCCCGGGTCCGCGGATGCCCTCGGCGCGGGAGCGCCGGGCCTCGCGGCGTTCTCCGGCGGCACCGCCGCCCTGGCCGCGCTCGCGGCGGAACTCGGGGGTGCCGCGCGGGACTTCCTCGATGCCGCCGGGCTCGGCGGCATCGAGGCGGACGGCGGACTCGTCGGCGAGTACCTGGTGGCCGAACTCGCCGCCGAGCGGCCCGGCTTCGTGGCGGGACCGGCGGCGGAGGACGTCGCGCAGCGGTTCGCCGCGGCGCTCGGCGGCACCGAGGGGGTGCCGTACAAGGAGGTCGTCGGCGATCTCGACGCTCTCGGCGGCGACCTGGCCGCCCGCTGGCAGCTCGCCCTCGGCTGGCTCGGCCCCTTCGCGGGGCCGCACGGCGACCACCTGGAGACGGCCGCCGAGCTGGTCTGCGGCGCGGACTCCGTACGGTACGAGGCCGGCGGTCCGGCCGAGGCCACCGTGGACGGCCTGCTCGGCTCGCACCCCCGGGTCGTCCAGGGCAGGTTGACCGTCCGGCTGGACGAACTCCTCACCCGGGTACGCCGGTTCCGGGACCACGAGGTGCCCGCGTACCGGGCGTACCAGCGGCACCGGACCGCCGTCGTCACCGCCGAGCGGGACCGGCTCGGGCTCGACGCGTACCGGCCGCGCCCGCTCACCGGCTTCGTACGCAACCGGCTGCTCGACGAGGTCTACCTCCCGCTCGTCGGCGACAGCCTCGCCAAGCAGTTCGGCACCGCGGGCGGGCTGCTGATGCTGCTGTCGCCGCCCGGCTACGGCAAGTCGACGCTGGTGGAATACGTCGCCGCCCGCCTCGGGCTCGCCCTCGTCAGCGTCTCGGGTCCCGCGCTCGGCACCGGCACGACCTCGCTCGACCCGGACCGGGCGCCCGACGCGACCGCCCGGCGCGAGGTCGAGAAGCTGGACTTCGCGCTGGCGCTCGGCTCCAACGTCCTGCTCCACCTGGACGACATCCAGCACACCTCGCCCGAACTCCTGCAGAAATTCATCCCGTTGTGCGACGCGCAGCGCCGCATCGAGGGGGCGGGCGGCACGTACTCCCTGCGCGGGAAGCGGTTCGCCGTCTGTATGTCCGGCAACCCCTACACCGAGTCCGGGCGGGTCTTCCGGGTGCCCGACATGCTCGCCAACCGGGCCGACGTCTGGAACCTCGGGGACGTGCTGACCGGGCGCGAGGAGGTCTTCGCGCTCAGCTACGTCGAGAACGCGCTCACCGCCAATCCCGTCCTCGCGCCGCTCGCCGGCCGCGAACGCTCCGACCTGGAGCTGATGCTGCGGCTCGCGGCGGGGGATCCGACGGCGCGCGCGGACGCGCTCGCGTACCCGTACGAGGGGGACGAGCTGGCCTCGATCGTCGCCGTGCTGCGGCATGTGCTGCACGTGCGGGGCGTGCTGCTCGCCGTCAACGCGGCGTATATCGCTTCCGCGGTGGGGGAGGGGGGCGGCGAGCCGCCGTTCCTTCTGCAGGGCTCCTACCGTGACATGGCCCGCCTCACGGGCCGCCTCCACCCGTCCCTGACGCCGGCGGACGTCGACGCGATGATCTCCGATCACTATCGTGCCGAGTCGCACACCCTGGCCGGCGGCGCGGGCGCCGCCCTCCACCACCTGTCGGCCCTGCGGTCCGCCTTGCCCTAG
- a CDS encoding phosphatase PAP2 family protein has translation MTSQFDAGLYRWVTGLAHRAPVPLDDAVRCFSDYGLGIFAVMMLVVWWRARSADDARMAAALCVPLVVVAVFLVNDGVKSVFAEQRPCRTLHTVTVETCPPLGDYAFPSNHSAIAAAAAVALLLAARRVGLYAVPVALLMGASRVWVGVHYPHDVLAALALGVVVGWPLALASRRGAPVVARLRDTRARALLTV, from the coding sequence GTGACCTCGCAATTCGACGCGGGCCTCTACCGCTGGGTGACCGGCCTCGCCCACCGCGCGCCGGTGCCGCTGGACGACGCCGTCCGCTGCTTCAGCGACTACGGGCTCGGCATCTTCGCCGTCATGATGCTCGTGGTGTGGTGGCGGGCCAGGTCGGCGGACGACGCCCGGATGGCGGCGGCGCTGTGCGTGCCGCTCGTGGTGGTCGCGGTCTTCCTCGTCAACGACGGCGTGAAGTCGGTCTTCGCCGAGCAGCGGCCGTGCAGGACGCTGCACACGGTGACGGTCGAGACGTGTCCGCCGCTCGGGGACTACGCGTTCCCGAGCAATCACTCCGCCATTGCCGCGGCGGCGGCCGTCGCGCTCCTGCTGGCCGCGCGGCGGGTGGGGCTCTACGCGGTGCCGGTCGCGCTGCTGATGGGGGCGTCGCGGGTGTGGGTCGGCGTGCACTACCCCCACGATGTGCTGGCCGCACTGGCTTTGGGGGTTGTGGTGGGGTGGCCCCTCGCGCTCGCCTCCCGGCGGGGGGCGCCGGTGGTCGCCCGCCTCCGCGATACGCGGGCGCGGGCGCTCCTCACGGTGTAG
- a CDS encoding DedA family protein — protein sequence MPLPVLNQAVNVLDATSLLSSFGAVGIFVVLFAETGLLIGFFLPGDSLLFTAGLLSVAGASDVVHLSLWQVLVAALAGALLGAQTGYAIGRRGGPALLARTRSRKIHEGAARAAELLERYGYAKAVVLARFVPVVRTVLNPLAGTLDVPARTFTLWQIIGGTVWSVGLVLGGYALGSSVPHVDTYLLPIVAVIVAVSLTPLVLEVVRGRRKSADSSAEGL from the coding sequence ATGCCCCTGCCCGTGCTGAACCAGGCCGTGAACGTCCTCGACGCGACCTCGCTGCTGTCCTCCTTCGGAGCGGTCGGCATCTTCGTCGTCCTGTTCGCCGAGACCGGCCTGCTCATCGGCTTCTTCCTGCCCGGTGACTCGCTGCTGTTCACCGCCGGGCTGCTCAGCGTCGCCGGCGCGTCCGACGTGGTGCACCTCTCGCTCTGGCAGGTGCTCGTCGCCGCGCTGGCCGGGGCGCTGCTGGGGGCGCAGACCGGTTACGCCATCGGGCGGCGCGGCGGGCCAGCACTGCTCGCCAGAACCAGAAGCCGCAAGATCCACGAGGGTGCCGCGCGGGCGGCCGAACTGCTGGAACGGTACGGGTACGCCAAGGCGGTCGTCCTGGCCCGCTTCGTGCCCGTGGTCCGCACCGTGCTCAACCCGCTGGCCGGCACGCTCGACGTGCCCGCCCGCACCTTCACCCTCTGGCAGATCATCGGCGGCACCGTCTGGAGCGTCGGCCTCGTCCTCGGCGGATACGCGCTCGGCTCGTCCGTCCCGCACGTCGACACCTACCTGCTGCCGATCGTCGCGGTCATCGTGGCCGTCTCGCTGACGCCGCTGGTGCTCGAAGTCGTACGCGGCCGGCGCAAGTCCGCGGACTCCTCGGCGGAGGGCCTGTGA
- a CDS encoding BlaI/MecI/CopY family transcriptional regulator yields the protein MPDASASARRPSGELEASVLAALWAANGRALTPADVQRELVAALGADLARTTVTTILARLHDKGSVSRTRAGRGYAYLPAQDPPGLAARRMRTELDKSAEGLRGTVLARFVSELDPDDERLLRALLADVPPDGTGGGGGAGS from the coding sequence ATGCCGGACGCCAGCGCGTCGGCCCGCCGCCCTTCGGGTGAGCTGGAGGCCAGCGTCCTCGCTGCGCTCTGGGCGGCGAACGGCCGGGCGCTCACTCCCGCCGATGTGCAGCGGGAGCTGGTCGCCGCACTCGGCGCCGACCTCGCACGCACCACCGTCACCACCATTCTCGCCCGTCTCCACGACAAGGGCTCCGTCAGCCGCACCAGGGCCGGCCGCGGCTACGCCTATCTGCCCGCCCAGGACCCGCCGGGCCTCGCCGCCCGCCGGATGCGCACCGAGCTGGACAAGTCCGCGGAAGGCCTGCGCGGCACGGTGCTGGCCCGCTTCGTGTCGGAGCTCGACCCGGACGACGAGCGGCTGCTGCGCGCGCTGCTGGCCGACGTCCCGCCGGACGGCACCGGCGGCGGCGGGGGCGCCGGGTCGTGA
- a CDS encoding M56 family metallopeptidase, with the protein MNYAVWVPLLLPLLAAPAARRLAEALSPRAAAWLLAGSAVALAACSTTALALLAGAGALRLPPVAALGHLVLPVVGDQVTVPAACVAAVLLTAVAAALVHESRQRVVLAARARRVVAASGTAAGDLTVLDDEGPDAYALPGRPGRIVVTTGMLKALGPAEREVLLAHERAHLAGRHHLFLTALALACACHPALRVLRGPLSYALERCADEAAAAAVGDRRVAARAIGRAALAARPTARRPRTALSAATGPVPRRVAALLTHPRTPRAPRTQAAVLAACLTLSAACAVEAAHDLHGSIEVAQAE; encoded by the coding sequence GTGAACTACGCGGTCTGGGTCCCGCTGCTGCTCCCGCTGCTCGCCGCGCCCGCCGCGCGGCGGCTGGCCGAGGCGCTGTCGCCGCGCGCGGCGGCCTGGCTGCTGGCCGGCTCCGCGGTGGCGCTCGCCGCGTGCAGTACGACCGCGCTCGCGCTGCTGGCCGGCGCCGGAGCGCTGCGGCTGCCGCCGGTGGCCGCGCTCGGGCACCTCGTGCTGCCGGTCGTCGGCGACCAGGTGACGGTGCCGGCCGCGTGTGTCGCCGCGGTGCTGCTCACCGCGGTCGCCGCCGCGCTGGTCCACGAGTCGCGGCAGCGCGTCGTGCTGGCCGCCCGCGCCCGCCGCGTGGTGGCCGCCTCCGGTACGGCGGCCGGCGACCTGACCGTCCTGGACGACGAAGGCCCCGACGCGTACGCGCTGCCAGGCCGGCCGGGGCGGATCGTGGTCACCACGGGGATGCTCAAGGCCCTCGGCCCGGCGGAGCGCGAGGTGCTGCTCGCGCACGAACGCGCCCACCTCGCCGGCCGCCACCACCTCTTCCTCACCGCCCTCGCGCTGGCCTGCGCCTGCCACCCGGCGCTGCGGGTGCTGCGCGGCCCGCTGTCGTACGCGCTCGAACGCTGCGCCGACGAGGCCGCCGCCGCGGCGGTGGGCGACCGCCGCGTCGCCGCCCGCGCGATCGGCCGGGCGGCGCTGGCCGCCCGCCCCACCGCCCGGCGCCCCCGTACGGCCCTGTCCGCGGCCACCGGCCCCGTCCCCCGCCGCGTCGCCGCCCTCCTCACCCACCCCCGCACCCCGCGGGCCCCCCGCACCCAGGCCGCCGTCCTGGCCGCCTGCCTCACCCTCTCCGCCGCCTGCGCCGTGGAGGCCGCCCACGACCTCCACGGCTCGATCGAGGTGGCCCAGGCCGAGTAG